One Deltaproteobacteria bacterium genomic region harbors:
- a CDS encoding FixH family protein, with the protein MKRLIGGLFAGFALVTGATIYIAHRSYDGLVDRRYYEAGSNEFAEREAEAREGFTATFTDRYRAGNNRFRGVLSTSAGPLRGARVTLDTMRLGGPGDDRSFALREEAPGAYAADVFLPVPGQWIFALSVDAGRLHPRRRWTAVVPPSDAAGILRGAIGGQEVLLSITPWPPKAMREADFTVSLPGYAGTASPYVDLSMAGMEMGRNRVDLSRGADGRYRGTGVFVRCPSGRHDWEATVIASGAGKAVFRFAVAD; encoded by the coding sequence GTGAAGCGGCTGATCGGGGGGTTGTTCGCCGGATTCGCGCTCGTGACGGGAGCGACGATCTACATCGCCCACCGTTCCTACGACGGGCTCGTCGATCGCCGGTACTACGAAGCGGGATCGAACGAGTTCGCCGAACGGGAAGCGGAGGCGCGCGAGGGATTCACGGCAACGTTTACCGACCGTTACCGGGCCGGGAACAACCGGTTCCGGGGCGTCCTTTCGACCTCGGCGGGTCCGCTGCGCGGCGCACGCGTCACCCTCGATACGATGCGGCTCGGTGGGCCCGGCGACGATCGCTCGTTCGCCCTCCGCGAGGAGGCGCCCGGCGCCTACGCCGCCGACGTGTTCCTTCCCGTTCCCGGGCAATGGATCTTCGCCCTCTCCGTGGACGCGGGGCGGCTTCATCCCCGGCGGCGCTGGACGGCCGTCGTGCCGCCGTCCGACGCGGCCGGCATCCTGCGCGGCGCCATCGGCGGACAGGAGGTCCTCCTCTCGATCACCCCATGGCCGCCGAAGGCGATGCGTGAAGCCGATTTCACCGTATCCCTGCCGGGGTACGCCGGGACGGCCTCCCCCTACGTAGACCTGTCGATGGCGGGGATGGAGATGGGACGGAACCGCGTCGATCTCTCCCGCGGGGCCGACGGTCGATACCGCGGCACGGGAGTGTTCGTTCGGTGCCCGAGCGGAAGACACGACTGGGAAGCGACGGTGATCGCGTCGGGCGCAGGGAAGGCGGTTTTCCGT